A single genomic interval of Camelina sativa cultivar DH55 chromosome 11, Cs, whole genome shotgun sequence harbors:
- the LOC104724011 gene encoding glucan endo-1,3-beta-glucosidase 1-like, whose protein sequence is TEAESEQWCIADEQTPDDELQAALSWACGSGGADCSKMQQENQPCFLPNTIRDHASFAFNSYYQTYKHKGGSCYFKGAAMITELDPSHGSCHYEYNP, encoded by the exons ACAGAGGCAGAGTCGGAACAATGGTGCATAGCGGATGAACAAACGCCAGACGATGAGTTGCAGGCAGCCCTATCGTGGGCATGCGGTAGCGGTGGAGCTGACTGCAGCAAAATGCAGCAGGAGAACCAGCCATGCTTTTTGCCCAACACAATCAGGGATCATGCCTCCTTTGCCTTTAATAGTTATTACCAAACTTATAAGCACAAAGGTGGTTCTTGTTACTTCAAAGGTGCTGCCATGATCACTGAGCTTGACCCCA GTCATGGTTCTTGCCACTATGAGTATAACCCCTGA
- the LOC104724013 gene encoding histidine kinase 2, giving the protein MSITCELSNLTSKKAKESSSGQNWLKKPLLFLILCGSMVVIVLVMFSRLGRTQKEERCSCNGEAKVAYRHQNVTRSEIHDLVSLFSDSDQVLSFECRKESSPGIWANYGITCSLNMLSEKQDTGGIPWNLNPSGLQHSISSTSRMCNDDLEQSLQQPEKPVEEEKDSEEGLDEEGLSYYLRNAWWCLILGVLVCHKISYVFHSKAPTESKEKVHLQEPLAQKKQQQRAQTSSRGAGRWRKNILLLGILGGVSFSVWWFWDTNEDIIMKRRETLANMCDERARVLQDQFNVSLNHVHALSILVSTFHHGKSPSAIDQKTFEEYTERTNFERPLTSGVAYALKVPHSEREKFEKEHGWSIKKMETEDQTVVQDCVPENFDPAPTQDEYAPVIFAQETVSHIVSVDMMSGEEDRENILRARASGKGVLTSPFKLLKSNHLGVVLTFAVYDTSLVPDATEEQRIEATIGYLGASYDMPSLVEKLLHQLASKQTIAVDVYDTTNASGLIKMYGSEIGDTSEQHISSLDFGDPSRNHEMHCRFKHKLPIPWTAITPSILVLVITFLVGYIFNEALNRIATVEEDCQKMRELKARAEAADVAKSQFLATVSHEIRTPMNGVLGMLKMLMDTDLDAKQMDYAQTAHGSGKDLTSLINEVLDQAKIESGRLELENVPFDMRFILDNVSSLLSGKANEKGIELAVYVSSQVPDVVVGDPSRFRQIITNLVGNSIKFTQERGHIFISVHLADEVREPLSIEDAVLRQRLALGCSESGETVSGFPAVNACGSWKNFKTFYSTENHNSDKIKLLVTVEDTGVGIPVDAQGRIFTPFMQADSSTSRTYGGTGIGLSISKRLVELMQGEMGFVSEPGIGSTFSFTGVFGKAETNSSVTKLERFDLAIQEFTGLRALVIDNRNIRAEVTSYHLWRLGISADIVSSLRLACTCVSKLDNLAMVLIDKDAWNKKDFAALDKLFTFSKVTLTRIPKILLLATSATLTERSEMKSSGLIDEVVIKPLRMSVLICCLQETLVNGKKRQPNRKRRNLGHLLREKQILVVDDNLVNRRVAEGALKKYGAIVTCVESGKAALEMLKPPHNFEACFMDLQMPEMDGFEATRRVRDLEYEINKKIASGEVSAELFCKFSSWHVPILAMTADVIQATHEECMKCGMDGYVSKPFEEEVLYTAVARFFEPC; this is encoded by the exons ATGTCTATAACTTGTGAACTCTCGAATCTTACTTCAAAGAAGGCAAAGGAGTCGAGCAGTGGCCAGAATTGGCTTAAAAAGCCTCTCTTGTTCCTGATTCTGTGTGGCTCTATGGTAGTTATCGTTCTGGTTATGTTCTCACGGTTAGGTAGGACTCAGAAGGAAGAGAGATGTTCTTGTAATGGAGAAGCTAAAGTGGCGTATAGACATCAAAACGTCACCAGGAGTGAGATTCATGATTTGGTCTCTTTGTTCTCTGATTCAGATCAG GTATTATCCTTTGAATGTCGTAAGGAATCAAGCCCTGGAATTTGGGCAAATTATGGTATTACATGTTCCCTAAATATGCTTTCGGAGAAACAAGACACTGGAGGGATTCCCTGGAATCTTAATCCATCAGGCTTACAACATTCTATTTCATCAACATCTCGTATGTGTAATGATGATCTTGAGCAG AGTTTACAGCAACCCGAAAAACccgttgaagaagaaaaagactctGAAGAAGGGCTTGATGAGGAGGgtttatcatattatttaagAAATGCATGGTGGTGTCTCATCCTTGGTGTGTTAGTGTGCCATAAGATATCTTATGTATTTCATTCTAAAGCACCAACTGAGAGTAAAGAAAAAGTACATCTGCAAGAGCCTTTAGCTCAAAAGAAGCAGCAACAACGTGCTCAGACCTCTTCTAGAGGGGCTGGAAGATGGAGGAAGAACATCCTTCTCCTCGGTATCTTAGGAGGAGTTTCCTTCTCCGTGTGGTGGTTTTGGGACACCAATGAGGATATCATAATGAAAAGAAGGGAGACTTTAGCAAACATGTGTGATGAAAGAGCCCGCGTGTTACAAGATCAGTTCAATGTTAGCCTGAACCATGTGCATGCCTTGTCTATTCTTGTATCTACATTTCACCATGGGAAATCCCCATCTGCCATTGATCAG AAAACATTTGAAGAATATACGGAGAGAACAAACTTTGAGAGGCCTCTTACAAGTGGTGTAGCGTATGCTTTGAAAGTCCCACACTCGGAAAGAGAGAAATTTGAAAAGGAGCATGGATGGTCAATAAAGAAAATGGAAACTGAGGACCAGACAGTTGTCCAAGATTGTGTCCCTGAAAATTTTGACCCAGCACCTACTCAAGACGAATATGCGCCAGTTATATTTGCTCAAGAAACTGTTTCCCATATTGTATCGGTCGACATGATGTCTGGAGAA GAAGACCGTGAAAACATCTTGCGGGCAAGGGCATCAGGAAAAGGAGTATTAACATCTCCATTTAAGCTTCTTAAGTCAAATCATCTTGGCGTCGTGTTGACTTTTGCTGTATATGACACGAGCCTAGTGCCCGATGCTACAGAAGAACAACGTATTGAAGCAACTATTGG GTACCTTGGTGCATCATACGATATGCCATCGTTGGTGGAGAAACTTCTACACCAACTTGCCAGCAAACAGACGATTGCTGTGGATGTTTATGACACAACTAACGCCTCAGGTCTAATTAAGATGTATGGCTCAGAAATTGGAGATACAAGTGAACAGCACATAAGTAGCCTTGATTTTGGTGATCCATCAAGGAATCATGAGATGCACTGCAG GTTTAAGCATAAACTTCCCATTCCTTGGACAGCGATAACACCGTCGATCTTAGTTCTGGTTATTACTTTTCTTGTTGGTTATATATTCAATGAAGCCCTCAATCGAATTGCGACAGTTGAAGAGGACTGTCAGAAGATGAGGGAACTCAAAGCTCGTGCTGAGGCTGCTGACGTTGCAAAGTCACAG TTCCTAGCAACTGTTTCTCATGAGATACGGACTCCGATGAATGGAGTTTTAG GAATGTTGAAAATGCTGATGGACACGGATCTTGATGCGAAGCAGATGGACTATGCGCAAACTGCTCACGGAAGTGGGAAGGATCTTACATCACTCATAAATGAGGTTCTTGATCAGGCAAAGATTGAATCAGGAAGGCTCGAGCTTGAGAATGTGCCTTTTGATATGCGTTTTATTCTGGATAATGTTTCATCTCTCCTCTCTGGCAAGGCAAATGAAAAAGGAATTGAG TTGGCCGTTTATGTTTCTAGTCAAGTTCCTGATGTCGTAGTTGGTGATCCAAGTCGGTTTCGGCAGATAATTACAAACCTGGTTGGAAACTCAATCAAG TTCACACAGGAAAGGGGACACATATTTATCTCAGTGCATCTTGCAGATGAGGTGAGGGAGCCTCTTAGTATCGAAGATGCAGTGCTCAGACAGAGACTAGCGCTAGGATGCAGTGAGTCCGGTGAGACAGTTAGCGGGTTTCCTGCTGTAAATGCATGTGGAAGCTGGAAGAACTTCAAGACATTTTACAGCACTGAGAATCATAATTCTGATAAAATCAAGTTGCTAGTTACAGTTGAGGACACAGGAGTGGGCATACCTGTGGATGCACAAGGCCGAATATTCACTCCTTTTATGCAAGCCGACAGTTCCACATCGCGGACTTATGGTGGGACTGGCATAGGTTTAAGCATAAGCAAGCGTTTGGTTGAACTCATGCAAGGAGAGATGGGGTTTGTGAGTGAGCCCGGGATAGGCAGTACTTTTTCATTTACTGGAGTTTTCGGTAAAGCAGAAACAAATTCGTCTGTTACTAAGTTGGAACGATTCGATCTAGCTATTCAAGAGTTTACAGGATTGAGAGCATTAGTTATTGATAACAGAAACATTCGAGCTGAGGTGACCAGTTACCATCTTTGGAGATTGGGAATATCTGCAGACATTGTTTCGAGTCTTAGATTGGCATGCACCTGTGTCAG CAAATTAGACAATTTGGCTATGGTTCTAATTGACAAAGACGCCTGGAACAAGAAAGACTTTGCAGCACTCGACAAGTTGTTTACCTTTAGCAAAGTAACCTTAACAAGAATCCCAAAGATTTTACTTTTGGCGACCTCTGCAACTCTTACTGAGCGAAGTGAGATGAAGTCTTCAGGTCTCATCGATGAGGTAGTAATAAAACCCCTTCGGATGAGTGTCTTGATATGTTGCTTGCAAGAAACACTTGTCAATGGCAAGAAGAGGCAACCAAACAGAAAACGAAGAAATCTTGGACACTTGCTCAGAGAAAAGCAGATTCTGGTTGTGGACGATAATCTGGTGAACAGACGAGTTGCCGAAGGTGCACTTAAGAAATATGGAGCTATTGTTACATGTGTTGAGAGTGGCAAGGCTGCATTGGAAATGCTTAAGCCGCCTCATAACTTCGAGGCTTGCTTCATGGATCTCCAGATGCCTGAAATGGATGG ATTTGAAGCAACGAGGAGAGTCCGTGATCTGGAGTATGAAATCAACAAGAAAATAGCTTCTGGAGAAGTTTCTGCTGAATTGTTCTGTAAATTTAGTAGTTGGCACGTCCCGATATTAGCAATGACAGCTGATGTTATACAGGCTACTCACGAAGAATGCATGAAATGTGGCATGGATGGTTATGTATCAAAACCGTTTGAAGAGGAAGTGCTCTACACAGCGGTTGCAAGATTCTTTGAACCGTGTTAA
- the LOC104724012 gene encoding glucan endo-1,3-beta-glucosidase 1-like has product MSTFLIRILLPLLVIAMTFPQFSEAESEQWCIADEQTPDDELQAALSWACGSGGADCSKMQQENQPCFLPNTIRDHASFAFNSYYQTYKHKGGSCYFKGAAMITELDPSHGSCHYEYNP; this is encoded by the exons ATGTCAACGTTCTTGATAAGGATACTTCTTCCTTTGCTAGTCATAGCAATGACATTTCCGCAATTTTCAG AGGCAGAGTCGGAACAATGGTGCATAGCGGATGAACAAACGCCAGACGATGAGTTGCAGGCAGCCCTATCGTGGGCATGCGGTAGCGGTGGAGCTGACTGCAGCAAAATGCAGCAGGAGAACCAGCCATGCTTTTTGCCCAACACAATCAGGGATCATGCCTCCTTTGCCTTTAATAGTTATTACCAAACTTATAAGCACAAAGGTGGTTCTTGTTACTTCAAAGGTGCTGCCATGATCACTGAGCTTGACCCCA GTCATGGTTCTTGCCACTATGAGTATAACCCCTGA
- the LOC104724014 gene encoding uncharacterized protein LOC104724014, whose translation MEAYREEAFKAKQIAERRFAEKDFAGARSYALRAKSLFPDLEGLSQMLTTYEVYLASQSRRSGEIDYYAVLGLKPSAGKREVKKQYKKMAVLLHPDKNKCVGANGAFQIISEAWGFLSAEFKKSTFYYKRKKVIDSMVVQKNSTEYAPSPAGFDCCPPVSERLDTFWTVCTSCKVQYEYLRKYVNKRLSCKNCRGAFIAVETGPAPVSASIQYAAPSHTTSNGYGGHGYDAVSRMPTNSTYFLGQYPAHGYEYVTNESYDWSSYVGTPPGNLESNRMSSVSNGYPYKPTNGVACRGRKKVKEGPNRTNSMKSMASELIYPSPANWSADPSVIKASRPEKKRNIGNGSVENITKSNPESKATNSDANMEHEFKHPGQSYGSMRRWSSATGLDARKLLINKAKTDIKQRLEIMRLASEAAAATEDAAPLDQISASSKVGDDVSRIGKTVSSGHQSARKINGPITVPDSDFHDFDKNRAEECFEARQIWAIYDEDDGMPRLYCMVREVLSVQPFKIDIAYLSSKTDIEFGTMKWVQYGFTKSCGHFRIRNTDIVDHVNIFSHLLKGKKTGRGGCVRIFPKTGDIWAVYKNWSPNWNNSTPDEVRHQYEMVEILDEYSEQFGVCIAPLVKVEGYKTVYCRRDKEESRKWIPRREMLRFSHQVPSWFLKEETSGVPGNCWDLDPAAIPEELLSH comes from the coding sequence ATGGAAGCATACAGAGAAGAGGCTTTTAAAGCGAAGCAGATCGCTGAGAGAAGATTTGCTGAGAAGGATTTCGCAGGGGCAAGGAGTTATGCCTTGAGGGCGAAGTCACTGTTTCCAGATTTGGAGGGTTTGTCACAAATGCTCACGACGTACGAAGTTTATTTGGCTTCTCAGAGTAGGCGCAGTGGGGAGATTGATTACTATGCAGTTCTCGGACTAAAACCATCAGCTGGAAAAAGAGAAGTTAAGAAACAGTACAAGAAGATGGCTGTATTGCTCCATCCCGACAAGAACAAATGCGTTGGAGCTAACGGGGCATTTCAGATCATATCTGAAGCTTGGGGTTTCCTCTCAGCTGAGTTTAAGAAAAGCACtttttattacaaaagaaagaaagttatCGATTCCATGGTGGTTCAGAAGAACAGTACAGAGTATGCCCCCTCACCCGCAGGTTTCGATTGTTGTCCACCAGTTTCAGAAAGACTTGATACTTTCTGGACGGTATGCACCTCTTGCAAAGTGCAGTACGAGTATCTGCGGAAGTATGTGAATAAGAGGCTGTCATGTAAGAACTGCCGAGGAGCATTTATTGCTGTGGAGACTGGGCCGGCTCCTGTTAGTGCATCAATTCAATATGCAGCTCCATCTCATACAACAAGTAATGGCTATGGAGGTCATGGCTATGATGCTGTTTCACGTATGCCTACCAATTCTACTTATTTCTTAGGACAGTATCCTGCACATGGATATGAATATGTTACAAATGAGTCATATGACTGGAGCTCATATGTGGGAACACCTCCTGGGAATCTGGAGTCAAACCGCATGTCTTCAGTATCCAATGGATATCCTTATAAGCCCACCAATGGGGTAGCCTGTAGGGGAAGGAAAAAAGTTAAAGAAGGCCCTAACAGGACGAACTCGATGAAAAGCATGGCCTCTGAGCTAATATATCCAAGCCCAGCCAATTGGTCTGCTGATCCGTCAGTGATTAAGGCCAGCAGACCTGAAAAGAAGAGGAATATTGGTAATGGATCTGTTGAGAACATTACCAAATCTAATCCAGAATCAAAAGCAACAAATTCGGATGCAAACATGGAACATGAGTTTAAACATCCTGGGCAAAGTTATGGTTCAATGCGACGGTGGTCTTCTGCAACAGGATTGGATGCGCGGAAGCTATTGATTAACAAAGCTAAAACAGATATTAAGCAAAGACTAGAGATTATGAGATTGGCTTCAGAGGCAGCGGCGGCTACTGAGGACGCGGCTCCCCTTGATCAAATAAGTGCCTCCTCCAAGGTAGGGGATGATGTATCCAGAATAGGAAAAACAGTTTCCTCTGGTCATCAATCTGCTCGGAAAATAAACGGGCCTATAACAGTTCCAGACTCCGACTTCCATGACTTTGATAAAAACAGAGCAGAGGAGTGCTTCGAGGCTAGGCAAATATGGGCAAtttatgatgaagatgatggtatgCCACGGTTATATTGCATGGTCCGCGAAGTACTCTCTGTGCAACCTTTTAAGATTGACATAGCCTACTTGAGCTCCAAAACAGACATCGAGTTTGGTACAATGAAATGGGTGCAGTACGGGTTTACAAAGTCATGTGGACATTTCAGGATACGAAACACTGACATAGTTGACCATGTTAACATATTTTCCCATCTCTTGAAAGGCAAGAAAACAGGAAGAGGCGGTTGTGTTAGGATATTCCCCAAAACCGGAGATATCTGGGCTGTGTACAAGAACTGGTCACCAAACTGGAACAACTCAACTCCAGACGAAGTGAGGCACCAGTACGAAATGGTTGAGATCCTTGATGAATATTCTGAACAGTTTGGGGTTTGCATCGCCCCGCTCGTGAAAGTAGAGGGTTACAAAACCGTTTATTGCAGGAGAGATAAGGAGGAGAGCAGAAAGTGGATACCGAGGAGAGAGATGCTGCGGTTTTCTCATCAAGTGCCATCTTGGTTTCTTAAAGAAGAAACTAGTGGTGTGCCCGGAAACTGTTGGGACTTGGACCCAGCTGCTATACCAGAGGAGTTGCTTTCACACTGA